AATGGTCATTCTCAAGGATATTCCCATCTATTCCCTGTGCGAACACCATTTTTTGCCTTTTTCCGGCAAAGCCAGCATCGCCTACATTCCCAAAAAAGGCAGGATCATCGGCCTGAACACCCTGGGTTACCTGGTCGATTTTTTGGCCAAGCGCCTGCAGCTGCAGGAGCGGCTGACCAAACAGATCGCCGATTACCTGGTACAGTCCCTCGACCCCATGGGGGTGATGGTGGTCATCAAAGCCGAGCATCTGTGCATGGCCATGCGCGGGGTAAAAAAACCAGGGTC
This window of the Candidatus Aminicenantes bacterium genome carries:
- the folE gene encoding GTP cyclohydrolase I FolE — encoded protein: MKNMDLTKIRQGVRLILEGIGEDVDSARLKETPQRAADMFAEVLSGTGKDPGDFLKALTEEEHDEMVILKDIPIYSLCEHHFLPFSGKASIAYIPKKGRIIGLNTLGYLVDFLAKRLQLQERLTKQIADYLVQSLDPMGVMVVIKAEHLCMAMRGVKKPGS